In a single window of the Bufo bufo chromosome 5, aBufBuf1.1, whole genome shotgun sequence genome:
- the NAPRT gene encoding nicotinate phosphoribosyltransferase isoform X1: protein MAIDRVAVPGVMELPLLNDLYQFTMAYGYWRSGRHREAAEFELFFREAPFNGGFTLFCGLEETVRFLRDFRFSSEDLQYLASVLPPSVDRRFFDYLETVDASEVTLAAFPEGSIVFPREPLMKVWGPLLVVQLLETTLLCLVNYASLVATNAARFRLAAGPDKKLLEMGLRRAQGPDGGLSASKYCYIGGFDCTSNVLAGRRFGIPVAGTVAHSYVASFTCTDELQDQALQPASGRGGSADFLALSQSWLGKVCHLLQIPPQGTNPGELAAFVSYAIAFPLNFLVVVDTYSVMMSGIPNFCAVALALQELGYAAVGVRLDSGDLARQSVEIRRVFKLCAERFEAPCFGTLSITVSNNISEKSLKLLTREENEIDAIGVGTHLVTCTLQPSLGCVYKLVQVNNQPRIKISEDHEKTTIPGSKAVYRLYNCSDHPLLDLMTLEDEAPPELGKQVKVYKLGRNAENECVTLTRVESLHRTYFQRGQVTQPLPTISEIRSYAQRSLTSLSPEHRQLDDPQPYRVAVTEQLHGLFSTLRGSSRHLQ, encoded by the exons ATGGCTATTGACCGGGTAGCGGTGCCGGGTGTCATGGAGCTTCCGCTGCTGAACGACTTGTATCAGTTCACCATGGCGTACGGCTACTGGAGGAGCGGGCGGCACCGGGAGGCCGCGGAGTTCGAGCTCTTCTTCCGGGAGGCCCCGTTCAACGGCGGCTTCACCCTGTTCTGTGGTCTGGAGGAGACGGTGCGGTTCTTGCGGGACTTTCGCTTCTCCTCGGAGG ATCTCCAGTACCTGGCATCCGTCCTGCCGCCCTCTGTTGATCGCCGCTTCTTTGACTACCTGGAGACTGTCGATGCCTCAGAGGTGACGCTGGCGGCTTTCCCAGAAGGATCCATCGTCTTTCCCAGA GAGCCGCTGATGAAGGTTTGGGGGCCCCTCCTGGTGGTTCAGCTTCTGGAGACAACTCTGCTCTGCTTAGTGAATTACGCCAG CCTGGTCGCCACAAATGCCGCTCGTTTCCGCCTTGCGGCCGGTCCGGACAAGAAACTGCTGGAGATGGGTCTGAGGCGGGCGCAAGGGCCTGACGGGGGGCTGTCCGCCTCCAAATATTGTTATATAGGGG GCTTTGACTGCACCAGTAACGTGCTGGCAGGCAGGCGGTTTGGCATCCCAGTGGCGGGCACCGTGGCTCACTCCTACGTGGCATCGTTTACCTGCACAGATGAACTCCAGGACCAG gctctgcagcctgccagcggtcgGGGAGGGAGCGCCGACTTCCTGGCACTGTCACAATCCTGGCTGGGGAAGGTTTGCCacctgctgcagatccctccgcaGGGCACAAATCCCGGGGAGCTGGCGGCCTTCGTGTCCTACGCCATCGCCTTCCCCCTAAACTTCCTGGTAGTGGTGGATACCTATAGTGTGATGAT GAGCGGGATCCCCAATTTCTGCGCGGTTGCCCTGGCCTTGCAGGAGCTGGGGTACGCAGCAGTTGGGGTGCGGCTGGACAGTGGAGACCTGGCCAGACAGTCTGTGGAGATCAGGAGGGTTTTCAAGCTGTGCGCTGAAAG GTTTGAGGCTCCGTGTTTCGGGACTTTGTCTATCACTGTCAGTAACAACATCAGTGAGAAGAGTCTGAAGCTCCTGACCCGAGAG GAGAATGAGATTGATGCGATCGGTGTTGGCACCCACCTGGTCACCTGCACCCTGCAGCCATCTCTGGGCTGTGTCTATAAG TTGGTGCAGGTGAACAACCAACCACGAATAAAGATCAGTGAAGATCACGAGAAGACCACGATACCGGGGAGCAAAGCCGTGTACAGACTGTACAACTGCTCCG ACCACCCACTACTGGACCTCATGACACTGGAGGATGAGGCTCCACCAGAACTGGGAAAGCAGGTGAAAGTGTACAAATTAGGCAGAAACGCAGAAAATGAGTGTGTGACTCTGACCCGAGTGGAATCCCTGCATCGCACCTACTTCCAGCGGGGACAG GTGACGCAGCCTCTTCCAACAATCTCTGAAATCAGGTCTTATGCCCAGAGGTCCCTCACCAGCCTCAGCCCCGAACATCGGCAGCTGGACGACCCTCAGCCGTACCGG GTTGCAGTGACCGAGCAGCTGCACGGCCTCTTCTCTACCCTGCGGGGGAGCAGCCGCCATTTGCAGTGA
- the NAPRT gene encoding nicotinate phosphoribosyltransferase isoform X2 produces the protein MAIDRVAVPGVMELPLLNDLYQFTMAYGYWRSGRHREAAEFELFFREAPFNGGFTLFCGLEETVRFLRDFRFSSEDLQYLASVLPPSVDRRFFDYLETVDASEVTLAAFPEGSIVFPREPLMKVWGPLLVVQLLETTLLCLVNYASLVATNAARFRLAAGPDKKLLEMGLRRAQGPDGGLSASKYCYIGGFDCTSNVLAGRRFGIPVAGTVAHSYVASFTCTDELQDQALQPASGRGGSADFLALSQSWLGKVCHLLQIPPQGTNPGELAAFVSYAIAFPLNFLVVVDTYSVMMSGIPNFCAVALALQELGYAAVGVRLDSGDLARQSVEIRRVFKLCAERFEAPCFGTLSITVSNNISEKSLKLLTREENEIDAIGVGTHLVTCTLQPSLGCVYKLVQVNNQPRIKISEDHEKTTIPGSKAVYRLYNCSDHPLLDLMTLEDEAPPELGKQVKVYKLGRNAENECVTLTRVESLHRTYFQRGQSAMFCDFR, from the exons ATGGCTATTGACCGGGTAGCGGTGCCGGGTGTCATGGAGCTTCCGCTGCTGAACGACTTGTATCAGTTCACCATGGCGTACGGCTACTGGAGGAGCGGGCGGCACCGGGAGGCCGCGGAGTTCGAGCTCTTCTTCCGGGAGGCCCCGTTCAACGGCGGCTTCACCCTGTTCTGTGGTCTGGAGGAGACGGTGCGGTTCTTGCGGGACTTTCGCTTCTCCTCGGAGG ATCTCCAGTACCTGGCATCCGTCCTGCCGCCCTCTGTTGATCGCCGCTTCTTTGACTACCTGGAGACTGTCGATGCCTCAGAGGTGACGCTGGCGGCTTTCCCAGAAGGATCCATCGTCTTTCCCAGA GAGCCGCTGATGAAGGTTTGGGGGCCCCTCCTGGTGGTTCAGCTTCTGGAGACAACTCTGCTCTGCTTAGTGAATTACGCCAG CCTGGTCGCCACAAATGCCGCTCGTTTCCGCCTTGCGGCCGGTCCGGACAAGAAACTGCTGGAGATGGGTCTGAGGCGGGCGCAAGGGCCTGACGGGGGGCTGTCCGCCTCCAAATATTGTTATATAGGGG GCTTTGACTGCACCAGTAACGTGCTGGCAGGCAGGCGGTTTGGCATCCCAGTGGCGGGCACCGTGGCTCACTCCTACGTGGCATCGTTTACCTGCACAGATGAACTCCAGGACCAG gctctgcagcctgccagcggtcgGGGAGGGAGCGCCGACTTCCTGGCACTGTCACAATCCTGGCTGGGGAAGGTTTGCCacctgctgcagatccctccgcaGGGCACAAATCCCGGGGAGCTGGCGGCCTTCGTGTCCTACGCCATCGCCTTCCCCCTAAACTTCCTGGTAGTGGTGGATACCTATAGTGTGATGAT GAGCGGGATCCCCAATTTCTGCGCGGTTGCCCTGGCCTTGCAGGAGCTGGGGTACGCAGCAGTTGGGGTGCGGCTGGACAGTGGAGACCTGGCCAGACAGTCTGTGGAGATCAGGAGGGTTTTCAAGCTGTGCGCTGAAAG GTTTGAGGCTCCGTGTTTCGGGACTTTGTCTATCACTGTCAGTAACAACATCAGTGAGAAGAGTCTGAAGCTCCTGACCCGAGAG GAGAATGAGATTGATGCGATCGGTGTTGGCACCCACCTGGTCACCTGCACCCTGCAGCCATCTCTGGGCTGTGTCTATAAG TTGGTGCAGGTGAACAACCAACCACGAATAAAGATCAGTGAAGATCACGAGAAGACCACGATACCGGGGAGCAAAGCCGTGTACAGACTGTACAACTGCTCCG ACCACCCACTACTGGACCTCATGACACTGGAGGATGAGGCTCCACCAGAACTGGGAAAGCAGGTGAAAGTGTACAAATTAGGCAGAAACGCAGAAAATGAGTGTGTGACTCTGACCCGAGTGGAATCCCTGCATCGCACCTACTTCCAGCGGGGACAG TCAGCCATGTTTTGTGATTTTAGGTGA
- the NAPRT gene encoding nicotinate phosphoribosyltransferase isoform X3, with amino-acid sequence MAIDRVAVPGVMELPLLNDLYQFTMAYGYWRSGRHREAAEFELFFREAPFNGGFTLFCGLEETVRFLRDFRFSSEDLQYLASVLPPSVDRRFFDYLETVDASEVTLAAFPEGSIVFPREPLMKVWGPLLVVQLLETTLLCLVNYASLVATNAARFRLAAGPDKKLLEMGLRRAQGPDGGLSASKYCYIGGFDCTSNVLAGRRFGIPVAGTVAHSYVASFTCTDELQDQALQPASGRGGSADFLALSQSWLGKVCHLLQIPPQGTNPGELAAFVSYAIAFPLNFLVVVDTYSVMMSGIPNFCAVALALQELGYAAVGVRLDSGDLARQSVEIRRVFKLCAERFEAPCFGTLSITVSNNISEKSLKLLTREENEIDAIGVGTHLVTCTLQPSLGCVYKLVQVNNQPRIKISEDHEKTTIPGSKAVYRLYNCSGEHLPTTHPCWFSVCTGILLTTHYWTS; translated from the exons ATGGCTATTGACCGGGTAGCGGTGCCGGGTGTCATGGAGCTTCCGCTGCTGAACGACTTGTATCAGTTCACCATGGCGTACGGCTACTGGAGGAGCGGGCGGCACCGGGAGGCCGCGGAGTTCGAGCTCTTCTTCCGGGAGGCCCCGTTCAACGGCGGCTTCACCCTGTTCTGTGGTCTGGAGGAGACGGTGCGGTTCTTGCGGGACTTTCGCTTCTCCTCGGAGG ATCTCCAGTACCTGGCATCCGTCCTGCCGCCCTCTGTTGATCGCCGCTTCTTTGACTACCTGGAGACTGTCGATGCCTCAGAGGTGACGCTGGCGGCTTTCCCAGAAGGATCCATCGTCTTTCCCAGA GAGCCGCTGATGAAGGTTTGGGGGCCCCTCCTGGTGGTTCAGCTTCTGGAGACAACTCTGCTCTGCTTAGTGAATTACGCCAG CCTGGTCGCCACAAATGCCGCTCGTTTCCGCCTTGCGGCCGGTCCGGACAAGAAACTGCTGGAGATGGGTCTGAGGCGGGCGCAAGGGCCTGACGGGGGGCTGTCCGCCTCCAAATATTGTTATATAGGGG GCTTTGACTGCACCAGTAACGTGCTGGCAGGCAGGCGGTTTGGCATCCCAGTGGCGGGCACCGTGGCTCACTCCTACGTGGCATCGTTTACCTGCACAGATGAACTCCAGGACCAG gctctgcagcctgccagcggtcgGGGAGGGAGCGCCGACTTCCTGGCACTGTCACAATCCTGGCTGGGGAAGGTTTGCCacctgctgcagatccctccgcaGGGCACAAATCCCGGGGAGCTGGCGGCCTTCGTGTCCTACGCCATCGCCTTCCCCCTAAACTTCCTGGTAGTGGTGGATACCTATAGTGTGATGAT GAGCGGGATCCCCAATTTCTGCGCGGTTGCCCTGGCCTTGCAGGAGCTGGGGTACGCAGCAGTTGGGGTGCGGCTGGACAGTGGAGACCTGGCCAGACAGTCTGTGGAGATCAGGAGGGTTTTCAAGCTGTGCGCTGAAAG GTTTGAGGCTCCGTGTTTCGGGACTTTGTCTATCACTGTCAGTAACAACATCAGTGAGAAGAGTCTGAAGCTCCTGACCCGAGAG GAGAATGAGATTGATGCGATCGGTGTTGGCACCCACCTGGTCACCTGCACCCTGCAGCCATCTCTGGGCTGTGTCTATAAG TTGGTGCAGGTGAACAACCAACCACGAATAAAGATCAGTGAAGATCACGAGAAGACCACGATACCGGGGAGCAAAGCCGTGTACAGACTGTACAACTGCTCCGGTGAGCACTTACCAACCACACatccctgctggttcagtgtctgcacaggGATTCTTCTG ACCACCCACTACTGGACCTCATGA